In a genomic window of Streptomyces pristinaespiralis:
- a CDS encoding Fpg/Nei family DNA glycosylase, protein MPELPDVEGFREVLDSCARGKRIERVEVHDAGVLHGVTVARLGRALQGRRFAEPARHGKWLLARTDGPTLMMHFGMTGQLVCCRAGDPPDPHDRVVLALGREELRFRDQRKLQGLWLAEDPDADVARILHGQGPDALSLDRAAFKDLLSRRRGRVKAALTDQSVLAGLGNLLADEILWRAGLRPTRRADRLDDAELGRLHSEMRRTLRSSVRAGRVPPRRSWLTGRRDDSDPTCPRCDGPLSRGRVGGRGTVWCPRCQPDGS, encoded by the coding sequence GTGCCCGAACTGCCCGATGTGGAAGGGTTCCGGGAGGTCCTGGACTCCTGTGCGCGCGGCAAGCGGATCGAACGGGTCGAGGTGCACGACGCCGGTGTGCTGCACGGCGTCACCGTCGCGCGGCTGGGCCGGGCGCTTCAGGGCCGCCGGTTCGCCGAACCGGCGCGGCACGGGAAGTGGCTGCTGGCCCGTACCGACGGCCCGACCCTGATGATGCACTTCGGCATGACCGGACAGCTGGTGTGCTGCCGGGCCGGTGACCCGCCGGATCCGCACGACCGGGTCGTCCTCGCCCTGGGCCGTGAGGAGTTGCGCTTCCGCGACCAGCGCAAACTCCAGGGCCTGTGGCTCGCCGAGGACCCCGACGCCGATGTCGCGCGGATCCTGCACGGCCAGGGGCCGGACGCGTTGTCGCTGGACCGGGCCGCGTTCAAGGACCTGCTCTCCCGGCGTCGCGGCCGCGTCAAAGCGGCCCTCACCGATCAGTCCGTGCTGGCCGGTCTGGGCAATCTGCTCGCCGACGAGATCCTGTGGCGCGCCGGCCTGCGTCCCACCCGCCGCGCGGACCGTCTCGACGACGCCGAGCTCGGGCGCCTGCACAGCGAGATGCGCCGCACCCTGCGCTCGTCGGTGCGTGCCGGGCGCGTTCCGCCGCGGAGGTCGTGGCTCACCGGCCGGCGTGACGACAGCGACCCCACATGCCCGCGGTGCGACGGGCCGCTGAGCCGTGGACGTGTCGGCGGGCGCGGGACGGTGTGGTGTCCGCGCTGCCAGCCGGACGGTTCCTGA
- a CDS encoding D-alanyl-D-alanine carboxypeptidase family protein yields the protein MIIRFTARLAFCCATAVAATAFGLLPAPAAQAEPTPRPASADASLLQRPGTHVGPLNGAPDLPEDVSALSWLVADADTGDVLAAHDAHRRLPPASTIKTLFALTALPHLADAPPHKVTEEELAGVGEGSSLVGIAPGRTYTMDDLWRGVFLSSGNDAVRVLAEMNGGWAATAEQMQAKARALGAFDTHVVSPDGYDEPGQVSSAFDLAVFGRAGLTDPQFASYASTVDAPFPGGTRDDGSPTWTYGIRNTNRLLTGADGVERYPGIIGVKNGYTSNAGNTLVAAARRDGRTLVVTVLNPQSGGGHKVYEEARSLLDWGFSAADRVEPVGSLEPPVVEKAPPAGPGPVTPAGPGPVTPAAAPPARAAAHSAETGTGMAYAWVGAFVGASGLASVLILRQRRRHRPPGTGS from the coding sequence ATGATCATCAGATTTACTGCACGGCTGGCCTTTTGCTGCGCGACAGCCGTCGCCGCCACCGCCTTCGGCCTGCTGCCGGCTCCCGCCGCTCAGGCCGAGCCCACGCCTCGACCCGCCTCCGCCGACGCGTCGCTGCTGCAACGGCCCGGCACCCATGTCGGGCCCCTCAACGGGGCCCCCGACCTCCCCGAGGACGTCTCCGCCCTCTCCTGGCTGGTGGCCGACGCCGACACCGGCGACGTGCTCGCCGCGCACGACGCGCACCGCCGGCTGCCTCCCGCCAGCACCATCAAGACGCTCTTCGCCCTCACCGCGCTTCCGCACCTGGCCGACGCCCCGCCGCACAAGGTCACAGAGGAGGAACTCGCGGGAGTGGGCGAGGGGAGCAGCCTGGTCGGTATCGCGCCCGGACGCACGTACACGATGGACGACCTGTGGCGCGGCGTCTTCCTCAGCTCCGGCAACGACGCCGTGCGCGTCCTCGCCGAGATGAACGGCGGCTGGGCGGCCACGGCGGAGCAGATGCAGGCCAAGGCCCGTGCGCTGGGCGCGTTCGACACGCACGTGGTCTCCCCCGACGGCTACGACGAACCCGGGCAGGTCTCCTCCGCCTTCGACCTGGCGGTGTTCGGGCGGGCGGGCCTGACGGACCCGCAGTTCGCGTCGTACGCGTCCACGGTCGACGCACCCTTCCCCGGGGGCACCCGCGACGACGGCAGCCCCACCTGGACCTACGGCATCAGGAACACCAACCGGCTGCTGACCGGCGCGGACGGTGTGGAGCGCTACCCGGGGATCATCGGCGTCAAGAACGGCTACACCTCCAACGCCGGCAACACGCTGGTCGCCGCCGCCCGCCGGGACGGACGCACCCTGGTGGTGACCGTGCTGAACCCGCAGTCGGGCGGTGGCCACAAGGTCTACGAGGAGGCCCGCTCCCTGCTCGACTGGGGCTTCTCCGCCGCCGACCGTGTCGAGCCCGTCGGGTCGCTGGAGCCCCCGGTCGTGGAGAAGGCGCCCCCGGCCGGACCTGGCCCCGTCACCCCGGCCGGACCCGGCCCCGTCACCCCGGCCGCCGCGCCGCCCGCCCGGGCCGCCGCCCACTCCGCGGAGACGGGCACCGGCATGGCGTACGCCTGGGTGGGTGCGTTCGTGGGCGCGTCCGGCCTGGCATCCGTCCTCATCCTGCGGCAGCGCCGCAGACACCGTCCGCCGGGGACGGGTTCCTGA
- a CDS encoding MerR family transcriptional regulator: MAERQMQIGEVAERTGLSLRTIRHYEEVGLVTPSARSKGGFRLYTEADVERLMVIRRMKPLDFSLDEMRDLLEITDRIADSADPPAAEERELLHARLDSYRQVADARCEKLRAQLVAAEDFAATLRRRMDAAR, from the coding sequence ATGGCTGAGCGCCAGATGCAGATCGGCGAGGTGGCCGAGCGGACCGGCTTGTCGCTTCGAACGATCCGCCACTACGAGGAGGTCGGCCTCGTCACCCCTTCCGCCCGCAGCAAGGGCGGCTTCCGCCTCTATACCGAAGCCGACGTCGAGCGCCTGATGGTCATCCGGCGGATGAAGCCGCTCGACTTCTCGCTGGACGAGATGCGGGACCTGCTGGAGATCACCGACCGCATCGCGGACAGCGCGGACCCGCCGGCCGCCGAGGAGCGTGAACTGCTCCACGCCCGCCTGGACTCCTACCGCCAGGTCGCCGACGCGCGCTGCGAGAAGCTCCGCGCCCAGCTGGTGGCCGCGGAGGACTTCGCGGCGACGCTGCGGCGACGAATGGACGCGGCGAGGTAG
- a CDS encoding SulP family inorganic anion transporter, protein MSSSLSEGRRLRMSAPDWLASPKVFRTEVLAGLVVALALIPEAISFSIIAGVDPAVGLFASFTMAVVISVVGGRKAMISAATGAVALVIAPLNQQYGLGYLVAAVILGGLFQIVLGALGVAKLMRFVPRSVMVGFVNSLAILIFIAQVPEMRDVPWAVYPLIAAGLVLMVLFPRITKVVPAPLVSIVVLTVITVGAGIAVPDVGDKGALPSSLPVPGLPDVPFTMETLTIIAPYAFALALVGLMESLMTAKLVDDLTDTRSSKTRESIGQGVANVVTGFFGGMGGCAMIGQTMINVKVSGARTRLSTFLAGAFLMVLCVVFGPVVSDIPMAALVAVMIMVSAATFDWHSIRPKTLKRMPVGETTVMLVTVAAVVATHNLAIGVVLGSVTAMVIFARRVARLAEVTGVVDPDGKQAVYAVTGELFFASSNDLVHRFDYKDDPDDVVIDLTDAHIWDASSVAALDAIENKYAQRGKKVTIVGLNRPSAEMHDRLAGRLTAGH, encoded by the coding sequence ATGTCTTCTTCGCTGTCCGAAGGACGCCGGCTGCGCATGTCCGCGCCCGACTGGCTCGCCTCGCCGAAGGTCTTCCGGACCGAGGTGCTGGCCGGCCTGGTGGTGGCGCTCGCGCTGATCCCCGAAGCCATCTCGTTCTCCATCATCGCGGGGGTCGACCCGGCCGTCGGTCTGTTCGCGTCGTTCACGATGGCCGTGGTGATCTCGGTCGTCGGCGGCCGCAAGGCCATGATCTCCGCCGCCACCGGGGCGGTCGCTCTGGTCATCGCGCCGCTGAACCAGCAGTACGGCCTCGGGTACCTCGTGGCCGCCGTGATCCTCGGCGGACTCTTCCAGATCGTGCTCGGCGCGCTGGGCGTGGCCAAACTGATGCGGTTCGTGCCGCGCAGCGTGATGGTCGGCTTCGTCAACTCCCTCGCGATCCTGATCTTCATCGCGCAGGTGCCGGAGATGCGTGACGTCCCCTGGGCCGTCTATCCGCTGATCGCCGCCGGTCTGGTGCTCATGGTGCTCTTCCCCAGGATCACCAAGGTCGTTCCCGCGCCGCTGGTCTCCATCGTGGTCCTGACCGTCATCACCGTCGGCGCCGGTATCGCGGTGCCCGATGTCGGCGACAAGGGCGCGCTTCCTTCGTCGCTGCCGGTGCCGGGACTGCCCGATGTGCCCTTCACCATGGAGACGCTGACGATCATCGCGCCGTACGCCTTCGCGCTCGCGCTGGTCGGCCTGATGGAGTCGCTGATGACGGCCAAGCTCGTCGACGACCTCACCGACACGCGCTCCAGCAAGACCCGGGAGTCCATCGGCCAGGGCGTGGCCAATGTCGTCACCGGCTTCTTCGGCGGTATGGGCGGCTGCGCCATGATCGGCCAGACCATGATCAACGTGAAGGTCTCCGGCGCCCGCACCCGGCTGTCCACCTTCCTGGCCGGCGCCTTCCTCATGGTGCTGTGCGTGGTCTTCGGGCCGGTCGTCTCCGACATCCCGATGGCCGCCCTGGTCGCCGTCATGATCATGGTGTCGGCGGCCACCTTCGACTGGCACTCGATCCGGCCGAAGACGCTGAAGCGGATGCCGGTGGGCGAGACGACCGTCATGCTCGTCACCGTCGCCGCCGTGGTCGCCACCCACAACCTCGCCATCGGTGTCGTCCTCGGCTCCGTCACCGCGATGGTGATCTTCGCCAGGCGGGTGGCGCGTCTCGCCGAGGTCACGGGCGTGGTGGACCCGGACGGCAAGCAGGCCGTCTACGCGGTCACCGGCGAGCTCTTCTTCGCCTCCTCCAACGACCTCGTCCACCGCTTCGACTACAAGGACGACCCGGACGACGTGGTCATCGACCTCACCGACGCCCACATCTGGGACGCGTCCTCGGTCGCCGCCCTGGACGCGATCGAGAACAAGTACGCGCAGCGCGGCAAGAAGGTCACCATCGTCGGGCTGAACAGGCCCAGCGCGGAGATGCACGACAGGCTCGCCGGGCGGCTCACAGCCGGGCACTGA
- a CDS encoding PepSY domain-containing protein: protein MNVTTHALRLRAALPACLLACSALFLTGCGSEKGNEVSPAAAPTGSPTDTARPTGTASPTGSPSPTGTETRLTDDQAERRALVPAATVTWDKAADTAVGEVSGSKLVEIELTRAESDSTASPAPSPGSPQWAAEVATQDGTRHTVHIDAATGRVLPSQPEGEQSAEDKRETADRLSKAKLTAEQAVKTATGQKKGTVVAVQLDDDDAGKVVWSVDVVTQDDWYKTTYDVDAANGEIQREEVDRD from the coding sequence ATGAACGTAACGACTCATGCCCTTCGCCTTCGGGCCGCACTCCCCGCATGTCTCCTCGCCTGCTCGGCTCTGTTCCTCACCGGCTGCGGCAGCGAGAAGGGGAACGAGGTGAGTCCGGCGGCCGCGCCGACCGGCAGCCCCACCGACACGGCGCGCCCCACCGGCACAGCGAGCCCGACCGGCTCCCCCAGCCCCACCGGCACCGAGACCCGGCTCACCGACGACCAGGCCGAGCGCCGCGCCCTCGTCCCGGCCGCCACCGTCACCTGGGACAAGGCGGCCGACACGGCCGTCGGCGAGGTGTCGGGCAGCAAACTGGTCGAGATCGAGCTGACACGCGCGGAGAGCGACAGCACCGCGAGTCCCGCACCGAGCCCGGGCAGCCCCCAGTGGGCCGCCGAGGTCGCCACCCAGGACGGCACCCGCCACACCGTCCACATCGACGCCGCTACCGGCCGGGTGCTCCCGTCGCAGCCCGAGGGCGAGCAGAGCGCAGAGGACAAGCGGGAGACCGCCGACCGGCTGAGCAAGGCCAAACTGACGGCCGAGCAGGCGGTGAAGACGGCGACCGGGCAGAAGAAGGGCACCGTCGTCGCCGTCCAGCTGGACGACGACGACGCCGGCAAGGTGGTCTGGTCGGTCGACGTCGTCACTCAGGACGACTGGTACAAGACGACCTACGACGTCGACGCGGCCAACGGCGAGATCCAGCGCGAGGAGGTCGACCGCGACTGA
- a CDS encoding Rv1733c family protein — MTAPLPRAQPPPARARVRLWRWRRGPLRRRSDALQAWTGLVLALAVAAAAPAATVIVHNSVHGSLRAGAAADARSRAPVDAVLVRDVPRHPEPGSEEARHTLYPAEVRFFGPDGRPRTGQADVRPGLSAGSTVRVWRDAQGRLTDPPMAAGEIRSRALGWAATAGVAVALTGAGAYGVTAMALDRRRDAGWERAWADTAPRWTTSV; from the coding sequence GTGACCGCCCCCCTGCCCCGGGCGCAGCCACCGCCCGCGCGGGCGCGCGTACGGCTGTGGCGGTGGCGGCGCGGCCCCCTGCGCCGCCGCTCCGACGCGCTCCAGGCCTGGACCGGGCTGGTGCTGGCCCTCGCGGTGGCGGCGGCCGCGCCCGCGGCGACGGTGATCGTGCACAACTCCGTGCACGGTTCGCTGCGGGCGGGCGCCGCGGCCGACGCCCGCTCGCGGGCCCCCGTCGACGCGGTGCTGGTGCGGGACGTTCCCCGCCACCCGGAACCGGGCTCCGAGGAGGCCCGCCACACCCTGTACCCGGCCGAGGTCCGCTTCTTCGGCCCCGACGGGCGGCCGCGCACCGGGCAGGCCGATGTCCGGCCCGGGCTGTCCGCGGGCAGCACGGTCCGCGTGTGGCGCGACGCCCAGGGGCGTCTGACCGATCCGCCCATGGCGGCGGGCGAGATCCGCAGCCGTGCGCTGGGGTGGGCGGCCACGGCGGGCGTGGCGGTCGCCCTCACCGGGGCGGGCGCCTACGGCGTGACGGCGATGGCGCTGGACAGAAGGCGCGACGCCGGATGGGAACGGGCCTGGGCCGACACCGCACCCCGGTGGACGACGTCGGTGTGA
- a CDS encoding rod shape-determining protein has translation MTGFGVRPGGRRRSARPVCRTCPRFAIDIGSSRTRAWSPGRGVVLDVPTVTSPGAEAVYPVRRGDIVDPEGTARMLERLFRRRVPGFSRPLIVITTPVLGGPRFRSAALTALEVLHPRTVLTVPTAKAIALGAGADLGRPLLVADIGAHVTEVALLCDGEVTDAYRTSLGTGDIGGSVTFRDISGAVVAMVTDMLRLDESEQTLDALGRGLLLAGGGALRPEFTYDLTGRLRVPVQPVPAPHTAALRGASYVMESAHRHPATGAEEYVPERGTR, from the coding sequence GTGACCGGCTTCGGTGTCCGGCCCGGCGGGCGCCGTCGATCGGCTCGGCCCGTCTGCCGTACCTGCCCGCGCTTCGCCATCGACATCGGCAGCTCCCGCACCCGGGCCTGGTCCCCGGGCCGCGGTGTCGTCCTCGACGTCCCGACCGTGACGTCGCCGGGCGCCGAGGCCGTGTACCCCGTCCGGCGCGGTGACATCGTCGACCCCGAGGGCACCGCCCGGATGCTCGAGCGGCTGTTCCGGCGCCGGGTTCCGGGCTTCAGCCGCCCGCTGATCGTCATCACCACACCGGTGCTCGGCGGGCCCCGGTTCCGCAGCGCGGCCCTCACCGCGCTCGAGGTGCTGCATCCCCGTACGGTCCTGACCGTCCCCACCGCGAAGGCCATCGCGCTGGGAGCGGGCGCGGACCTGGGCCGGCCGCTGCTCGTCGCGGACATCGGCGCGCACGTCACGGAGGTCGCGCTGCTCTGCGACGGCGAGGTGACGGACGCGTACCGCACGTCGCTGGGCACCGGGGACATCGGCGGCTCCGTCACCTTCCGCGACATCTCGGGGGCGGTGGTCGCCATGGTCACCGACATGCTGCGGCTCGACGAGTCCGAGCAGACCCTGGACGCCCTGGGGCGGGGTCTGCTCCTGGCGGGCGGCGGCGCGTTGCGGCCGGAGTTCACCTACGACCTCACGGGGCGCTTGCGGGTCCCGGTCCAGCCGGTTCCGGCGCCGCACACGGCCGCGCTGAGGGGCGCCTCGTACGTCATGGAGTCGGCCCACCGCCACCCCGCGACCGGCGCGGAGGAGTACGTACCGGAACGGGGGACGAGGTGA
- a CDS encoding TraR/DksA family transcriptional regulator, with translation MNHRIADAAAPLSADDLAALRSSLTEQRAFRLEQLERFTRPSRAGDALRRRSASQLEVQVKLSASARMVLSDVEAALERMDQGRYGLCQVCARPIPLERLTVVPQARYCGRCPRGGEAGR, from the coding sequence GTGAACCACCGGATCGCCGACGCCGCGGCTCCGCTGTCCGCCGACGACCTTGCGGCGCTGCGCTCGAGCCTGACGGAGCAACGCGCTTTCCGCCTGGAGCAGTTGGAGCGGTTCACCCGCCCGTCGCGGGCCGGTGACGCGCTCCGCCGGCGGTCGGCCTCACAGCTCGAGGTACAGGTGAAGCTCAGCGCGTCCGCGCGCATGGTCCTGTCCGACGTGGAGGCCGCGCTGGAACGCATGGACCAGGGCCGGTACGGCCTGTGCCAGGTCTGTGCGCGCCCCATCCCGCTGGAGCGTCTCACCGTCGTGCCGCAGGCACGCTACTGCGGGCGCTGCCCGCGGGGCGGGGAGGCCGGACGGTGA
- a CDS encoding TraR/DksA family transcriptional regulator, with translation MSLDAARSDSLPERLTAHEVGQRLQHERNSRLTQLEAIEQEGNDAPRELMIAQKTSIRRVLAEIDAAFVRLEAGGYGLCEECRRPIPVERLEILPYARCCVGCQRRTS, from the coding sequence ATGTCGCTCGACGCGGCCCGCTCCGACTCCCTTCCCGAGCGTCTCACCGCCCACGAGGTCGGTCAGCGTCTCCAGCACGAGCGCAACTCCCGCCTGACACAGCTCGAGGCGATCGAGCAGGAGGGGAACGACGCCCCGCGCGAGCTGATGATCGCGCAGAAGACCTCCATCCGGCGGGTGCTGGCGGAGATCGACGCGGCCTTCGTACGGCTGGAGGCGGGCGGATACGGGCTCTGCGAGGAGTGCAGGCGGCCCATTCCCGTCGAGCGTCTGGAGATCCTGCCCTACGCGCGCTGCTGCGTCGGCTGCCAGCGCCGGACGTCGTGA
- a CDS encoding HAMP domain-containing sensor histidine kinase, with amino-acid sequence MSLFWRIFALNALVLGLATALLLWAPVTVSVPVLLTEAVILVGGLGVMLVANAALLRIGLAPLERLTRLMTTVDLLRPGQRLPGPPGQGGVAELISTFNDMLERLETERATSSARALSAQEAERRRIAQELHDEVGQSMTAVLLTLKRLADQSPEPLRAEVRQAQETTRESLDEVRRLARRLRPGVLEDLGLVSALTALSSDFATHTGLRIERDFDAALPALARETELVLYRVAQEGLTNIARHAEAENVRLAVRRAPGAVVLSIADDGRGTGLAREGAGIRGMRERALLIGATLDIAPDGAGGTRVSLSVPDGSAPVPAVSAGTARAGKEVA; translated from the coding sequence GTGTCACTGTTCTGGCGGATTTTCGCCCTCAACGCGCTGGTCCTCGGTCTGGCGACGGCGCTGCTGCTGTGGGCGCCGGTGACCGTCTCTGTGCCGGTACTGCTCACCGAGGCCGTCATCCTGGTGGGCGGCCTGGGTGTGATGCTCGTCGCCAACGCGGCCCTGCTGCGCATCGGACTGGCGCCGCTGGAGCGGCTCACCCGGCTCATGACCACCGTCGACCTGCTCCGGCCGGGGCAGCGGCTGCCGGGACCGCCCGGACAGGGCGGCGTCGCCGAACTGATCAGCACCTTCAACGACATGCTGGAGCGGCTGGAGACCGAGCGCGCCACCAGCAGTGCCCGCGCGCTGTCGGCGCAGGAGGCCGAGCGCCGCCGTATCGCGCAGGAACTCCACGACGAGGTGGGCCAGAGCATGACCGCCGTGCTGCTCACGCTGAAACGTCTCGCCGACCAGTCCCCCGAGCCCTTGCGGGCCGAGGTGCGCCAGGCGCAGGAGACCACGCGCGAAAGCCTCGACGAGGTGCGCAGGCTCGCCCGCCGGCTGCGGCCCGGTGTGCTGGAGGACCTCGGCCTGGTCAGCGCGCTCACCGCGCTCAGCTCCGACTTCGCCACCCACACCGGGCTGCGCATCGAGCGCGACTTCGACGCCGCGCTCCCGGCGCTCGCGCGGGAGACCGAGCTGGTGCTGTACCGCGTCGCCCAGGAGGGCCTGACCAACATCGCGCGGCACGCGGAGGCGGAGAACGTCCGGCTCGCCGTGCGCCGTGCGCCCGGCGCCGTCGTGCTGAGCATCGCCGACGACGGCCGCGGCACCGGTCTCGCCCGCGAGGGCGCGGGGATCCGCGGCATGCGGGAAAGGGCCCTGCTGATCGGCGCAACCCTCGACATCGCGCCGGACGGCGCGGGGGGCACCCGGGTGTCCCTCTCCGTGCCCGACGGCTCCGCCCCCGTCCCGGCGGTGTCGGCCGGGACGGCACGCGCCGGGAAGGAGGTGGCGTAG
- a CDS encoding response regulator has protein sequence MPEPDEIRILLADDHALVRRGVRLILDGEPGLRVVAEAGDGAEAIAMARSHTVDLAVLDIAMPRMTGLQAARELAALQPGLRILMLTMYDNEQYFFQALKAGACGYVLKSVADRDLLAACRAAMRGEPFLYPGAVTALIRNYLDRARQGHETPDQILTAREEEVLKLVAEGRSSKDIAEILFISVKTVQRHRANLLRKLGLRDRLDLTRYAIRAGLIEP, from the coding sequence GTGCCCGAGCCGGACGAGATCCGCATCCTGCTCGCCGACGACCACGCGCTGGTGCGGCGCGGCGTGCGGCTGATCCTCGACGGTGAGCCCGGTCTCCGGGTCGTCGCGGAGGCCGGCGACGGCGCGGAGGCGATCGCCATGGCCCGCAGCCACACCGTCGACCTGGCCGTCCTCGACATCGCCATGCCCCGGATGACCGGCCTCCAGGCGGCCCGTGAACTCGCGGCGCTCCAGCCCGGACTGCGCATCCTCATGCTGACGATGTACGACAACGAGCAGTACTTCTTCCAGGCGCTCAAGGCCGGGGCCTGCGGATACGTCCTCAAATCGGTGGCGGACAGGGACCTGTTGGCGGCGTGCAGGGCCGCGATGCGCGGGGAGCCGTTCCTGTACCCGGGCGCGGTCACGGCGCTGATCCGCAACTACCTCGACCGGGCCAGGCAGGGCCACGAGACGCCCGACCAGATCCTCACCGCGCGTGAGGAGGAGGTCCTCAAACTCGTCGCTGAGGGCCGGTCCTCCAAGGACATCGCGGAGATTCTGTTCATCAGCGTCAAGACCGTCCAGCGTCATCGCGCGAACCTGCTGCGCAAGCTCGGTCTGCGGGACCGCCTCGACCTGACCCGCTACGCGATCAGGGCCGGCCTCATCGAACCCTGA